In Penaeus monodon isolate SGIC_2016 chromosome 41, NSTDA_Pmon_1, whole genome shotgun sequence, a single genomic region encodes these proteins:
- the LOC119598688 gene encoding uncharacterized protein LOC119598688 produces MSNDTESIVFETVELLSLYTTMAVKRIVLTNTSVFERLTALIDVVENNLIQFEMERKWFLATLRDHSRLYRKDWSQADGGDEEDPGRIRYNSLLLVLSLKLGLEKLWPPDGCLPLQEDLIQDFLVRLNATFALTELNQTDPMFEFLAKNSPCLRTLFMPLSDNSSFKRVMVFRNLRVLELAGGVSDKVLCSGLWNIDKKSEKVLDMVLKDNKENSSWQLALPHLEVLRNNMLLKSQNAMRIPVGAIALALQPKMETVETLTFWNTFDAVLYLLDMEAKHKNGSNGGRKLNVTVLAVNCQDMNFDQIKRAAKTCPKLSYMRLMNTENIRPSIPLLCSTVPMKQVKKLDLEALALTDLELTVLLAEMASLENLNLRVMPQDIVRFNLPVNYFEGDIPEEDAKKMSMFPSIKILTLEFMANDVREKEYSTDKIVNFLSAFPWVKELYLSNTLLAPPAFLVYGCIGGSLAVLKKLTHLSVISCHEDVPRELPAHTEALLVDKDIDYKQLIRHCTDVPVMLMDLQDEVTFKYLRGLKSLVIDEFYLHRYMDYMIQSLRLCGVHVSVLYRSGVKKGPNRGAYDKVKMMNLGEMEENDVHVVKKYVHVKKYKKVIH; encoded by the exons ATGAG taATGACACAGAGAGTATTGTGTTTGAAACTGTGGAGCTCCTGTCTCTCTATACAACAATGGCAGTGAAGCGAATAGTTTTGACTAACACCTCAGTGTTT GAGAGATTGACCGCCCTCATTGACGTCGTTGAAAATAACCTGATACAGTTCGAGATGGAGAGAAAGTGGTTCCTCGCCACACTGAGGGACCACTCTCGACTGTACCGTAAAGAT TGGAGCCAGGCCGATGGGGGGGATGAAGAGGACCCTGGACGCATCCGGTACAACTCTCTGCTGCTGGTGCTGTCGCTAAAGCTTGGCCTGGAGAAACTGTGGCCCCCGGATGGGTGTCTCCCCTTACAGGAGGACCTCATCCAGGATTTCCTCGTTCGGCTTAACGCAACCTTCGCCCTCACCGAGCTCAACCAGACGGACCCCATGTTTGAGTTCCTGGCCAAGAACTCGCCTTGTCTACGCACCCTCTTCATGCCCTTGAGCGACAACAGCTCGTTTAAGAGGGTAATGGTGTTCAG GAATTTGCGTGTACTGGAGCTGGCAGGCGGGGTATCTGACAAGGTCCTTTGCAGTGGCTTGTGGAACATCGACAAGAAGAGCGAGAAAGTCTTGGACATGGTCTTAAAGGACAACAAG GAAAATTCAAGCTGGCAATTAGCCCTCCCACACCTGGAGGTATTGCGCAACAACATGCTGCTCAAAAGCCAGAATGCGATGCGAATACCAGTGGGAGCCATTGCCCTAGCCTTGCAGCCCAAGATGGAGACAGTCGAGACGCTCACTTTCTGGAACACGTTTGATGCTGTGCTCTACTTACTGGACATGGAAGCCAAGCACAAG AATGGAAGTAATGGGGGACGCAAGCTGAATGTGACTGTCCTGGCAGTCAATTGTCAAGACATGAATTTTGATCAGATCAAACGGGCAGCAAAGACATGCCCCAAACTGTCATACATGAGACTCATGAACACAGAAAACATTAGGCCAAGTATACCCCTCCTGTGCTCG ACTGTACCCATGAAACAGGTGAAGAAGCTTGACCTGGAGGCACTGGCCCTCACTGACCTGGAGCTGACTGTGCTGCTGGCGGAAATGGCCAGCTTGGAAAACCTAAATCTCCGCGTCATGCCCCAGGACATTGTGCGGTTCAACCTCCCTGTCAATTATTTTGAGGGTGACATCCCCGAGGAAGATGCAAAG AAAATGTCCATGTTCCCGTCCATCAAGATCCTGACGCTGGAGTTCATGGCCAATGATGTTCGGGAGAAAGAGTACAGCACAGACAAGATCGTCAACTTCCTCTCGGCTTTCCCTTGGGTCAAAGAACTCTACCTGAGCAATACTCTGCTTGCTCCACCAGCATTTTTG GTCTATGGGTGCATAGGAGGGTCGCTAGCCGTTTTAAAGAAGCTGACACACTTGTCGGTAATCTCTTGCCATGAGGATGTCCCCCGTGAGCTGCCCGCACACACTGAAGCTCTCCTTGTGGATAAAGATATCGATTACAAACAGCTGATCCGCCACTGTACAGACGTCCCTGTCATGCTTATGGATCTTCAG GATGAAGTGACGTTTAAGTATTTACGTGGATTGAAGAGCCTTGTGATAGACGAGTTTTACCTTCACCGATACATGGATTACATGATACAATCACTGAGATTATGTGGGGTCCATGTGTCCGTTTTATACCGTTCGGGAGTGAAGAAAGGACCCAATAGGG GTGCATATGACAAAGTTAAGATGATGAACCttggggaaatggaagagaacgATGTACACGTTGTCAAGAAGTATGTCCATGTAAAGAAGTACAAGAAGGTTATACACTGA